In Ailuropoda melanoleuca isolate Jingjing chromosome 7, ASM200744v2, whole genome shotgun sequence, one genomic interval encodes:
- the SEC16A gene encoding protein transport protein Sec16A isoform X3: MQPPPQAAPSGVVGPPPAGTPQSMFWSNRPYRRQANNNAPVTPITCPLQPVTDPFAFSRQTLQNTSLGGSSKSSPPMLQGPAPPAFLQRPGLPVPHTNSGDTPQGPVSQPRADGGLFASVLTPSAPSEPEVNRSAEVAPSSEPEVQTLPYSQYIPGAGADSSHGGHPHTNVLGPDRLLSSQNPPDSAAALAPSPFFPQPRQQMPGQWGPGQGGPQPSGQHYWPRPEGPVQNAVPHTSSVSQFPAPANPHLGPGHEQFSSLVSLPGSLASDGSNEVAYLQSGNHSRNNFDPENAFRQNSRAGNTWASQELRPSPGVNKEQLPDLALVNPLAQGNSPESHLHYPPGAGTSRALSEADSGALSMFFQGGETENEENLSSEKTDTAGQSDFDGFSPSPALGHPPVHVGAGGIYQALPKGSNSEAAQQGGHPQPYFFQSAGAQPDRPTAASAAVAAWGSAASAGAHAASSSQSENVEDLEFIQNQEVLPSEPLSLDPSSPSDQVRYGPLPGPAVPRLGVVGHAGGGGPNLEAPDSTPHPVRSDSVSSGYSSKSHRNLSSAARPQDVGTFIQQEVGKPEDESSGSFFKQIDSSPVGGETNGTTVSQNHHSSLSQTSAPSPPKPTGIFQTSANSSFEPVKSHLVGVKPVEADRANVVGEVRGTIAHQKQCRPAAAPPDTSPGNLEQPPDNMETLFTLQACSPPFPVPVEPGYGLVHAGGPPLETVPLAAEKRPLARAQGAVKCDSPVTTLWAQNELPDFGGNVLLAPAAPALHVPVKSQPSEVIQPPDEGTSAPQSQQPGSGLPLHSGDGIGASENLENPPKMGEEEALPSQASSGYASLLSSPPTESLQNQPVLIAQPDQSYNLAQPINFSVSLSSPNEKNQPWRDGLVGDKPSASSRAVGGDSGDSAPVSGIVAGSLTRSPLPTSLTHSSFPQVPGTLEIVSNQPANLLVQPPPHPVPKNLLSESQKIGNAKNVLPELVCSPAGSAGVMLVPPANATSVPAGNKADHSSHWEEASGALDFTLNRTLENPLRMYSPSHSDSSACQHTVSSHPRQPGPGPHNSDHFYQQVTKDAQEQRGPERAQQEPAPPPPQGPKATCTDPSNPGGPPVQGQPQNSVPPPASPAPADAGQPLPPRPPRSSSASVVSTSSSQAAMRSDQHWLQPPPPDLASYYYYRPLYDGYQSHYPSPYPPEPGTAPLYYQQDVYGLYEPRYRPYDSAASAYAESYRYSEPERPSSRASHCSDRPAARPGYPDGYYSSKSGWSSQSDHYADYYSGQYDYADPGRWDRCHYGSRFRDPRTWDRRYWYDAEYDAYRKESYAYGDRPERYDDPWRYDPRFTGSFDDDPEPHRDPYGEEADRRSVHSERSAQSLRSSFSSHSRQSQVYRNHGVTAAPYEAPHPPGSLPGDYAYGAYGSNFGGAQGFPEYGYPAEAGWPSTEQAPSRPTSPEKFSVPHVCARFGPGGQLIKVIPNLPSEGQPTLVEIHSMETLLQHTPEQEELRSFPGPLGKDDTHKVDVINFAQNKATKCLQNENLIDKESASLLWNFIVLLCRQNGTVVGTDLAELLLRDHKTAWLPGKSPNEANLIDFTNEAVEQVEEEESGEAQLSFLTDSQAASSSALEKETERFRELLLYGRKKDALESAMKNALWGHALLLASKMDSRTHARVMTRFANSLPINDPLQTVYQLMSGRMPAASTCCGDEKWGDWRPHLAMVLSNLSSNVDVESRAMATMGDTLASKGLLDAAHFCYLMAQVGLGLYTKKTTKLVLIGSNHSLPFLKFATNEAIQRTEAYEYARSLGAQTCSFPSFQVFKFIYSCRLAEMGLATQAFHYCEVIAKSILLQPHKYSPVLISQLVQIASQLRLFDPQLREKPEEEAFVEPAWLVRLQSVDKQVKEGATAWSQDGTFPQRCPSTPSSEAGQYDGPALSQPGGPGTGNPLLAPPVPSTEHFGQGVRLLPSAPPTLPDSHLALPARVPLFPVPSPPGPVELGPGCGPSGAALSFPEPSGPDPVAPYTAPGLPPGAPPLQESEHAPQEARSQDPGVMPPEVLVRNSLLELREEGLGGKLADLGSSMMSQDSEVPPGWECAGSGALQPPTSTPEVKRPAPAARKEAKEPKKSGESWFSRWLPGKKRTEAHLPDDKNKSIVWDEKKNRWVDVNEPEEEKKAPPPPPTSLPKSPLTVPSGPGGPPRASVNMFSRKAAGARARYVDVFNPGGPQRSEPALAPAEFFAPLAPLPIPAHLFGPNTGAEEAPPAEGAGREGQAPMGGPANPEPASEPQAFSSAAAFPGPELPHTREDGSQGGEAPSDHPPAGGAPGAAVPFYSPAQFTQASAPSGGSRMGRIGQRKYPALS; this comes from the exons ATGCAGCCACCACCCCAGGCAGCCCCATCAGGCGTGGTTGGGCCACCTCCAGCTGGGACTCCTCAGAGCATGTTCTGGTCCAACAGACCATATAGAAGACAGGCAAATAACAATGCACCCGTGACTCCAATAACTTGCCCACTGCAGCCAGTGACCGATCCATTTGCTTTTAGTAGACAGACGCTACAAAATACATCGTTAGGCGGTTCGTCCAAAAGCAGCCCGCCCATGCTGCAAGGCCCAGCCCCACCAGCGTTCCTTCAGCGCCCTGGTCTGCCTGTGCCTCACACAAATTCTGGGGATACCCCCCAAGGACCGGTGTCGCAGCCCAGAGCAGATGGCGGTCTTTTTGCCAGCGTGTTGACCCCTTCAGCACCATCGGAGCCCGAGGTGAACAGGAGTGCTGAGGTTGCTCCCAGCTCAGAACCCGAAGTTCAGACTCTGCCGTATTCTCAGTACATTCCAGGAGCGGGTGCTGACAGTTCTCACGGAGGCCATCCGCACACAAACGTGCTTGGGCCTGATAGGCTCCTGAGCAGCCAGAACCCGCCTGACAGTGCTGCAGCGTTAGCACCAtcccctttcttccctcagcCTCGTCAGCAAATGCCAGGACAGTGGGGACCCGGGCAGGGAGGCCCACAACCCTCAGGTCAACATTATTGGCCCCGCCCAGAAGGACCTGTTCAGAACGCGGTGCCTCATACCTCCAGCGTTTCTCAGTTCCCTGCTCCGGCCAACCCGCATCTTGGTCCTGGCCACGAGCAGTTCAGCTCACTGGTGTCTTTGCCAGGATCCTTAGCCAGTGATGGAAGCAATGAGGTGGCCTACCTGCAAAGTGGAAAccattcaagaaataattttgatCCTGAAAATGCATTCAGGCAAAATTCTAGGGCTGGGAATACTTGGGCGAGCCAGGAGCTCAGGCCAAGTCCAGGAGTGAATAAAGAGCAGTTGCCAGACCTTGCTCTTGTTAATCCCCTTGCTCAGGGAAATAGCCCAGAAAGCCATTTGCACTACCCCCCAGGGGCTGGGACCAGCCGAGCCCTGTCAGAAGCGGACTCGGGGGCTCTCTCCATGTTTTTTCagggtggggagacagaaaatGAGGAGAACCTCTCATCTGAAAAAACAGACACTGCTGGTCAGTCTGACTTCGACGGCTTCTCCCCCAGCCCCGCGCTTGGTCACCCTCCTGTACATGTGGGAGCAGGCGGCATTTACCAGGCCCTTCCCAAAGGTTCCAACAGTGAGGCCGCGCAGCAGGGAGGACACCCGCAaccttatttttttcagtctgcAGGCGCCCAGCCTGATCGACCCACCGCGGCCAGCGCTGCCGTCGCTGCGTGGGGCAGTGCAGCAAGTGCAGGGGCGCATGCGGCCAGCAGCTCGCAGTCTGAGAATGTGGAAGACCTAGAATTCATTCAGAATCAAGAAGTTCTGCCAAGTGAGCCCCTGAGTTTGGATCCTTCCTCCCCAAGCGATCAGGTCAGATACGGGCCCCTTCCTGGGCCAGCCGTCCCCAGGCTCGGTGTTGTGGGCCACGCTGGAGGTGGGGGTCCAAATCTCGAGGCCCCGGATTCAACGCCACACCCCGTGCGGTCTGATAGCGTGTCATCCGGTTACAGCAGCAAGAGCCACAGGAATCTTTCGAGTGCAGCCAGGCCCCAAGACGTAGGTACTTTCATTCAGCAAGAAGTTGGAAAACCTGAAGATGAGTCTTCGGGGAGTTTTTTTAAGCAAATTGATTCTTCTCCTGTGGGAGGAGAGACAAACGGGACCACCGTGAGCCAGAATCACCACAGCAGCCTGTCCCAGACCTCAGCCCCAAGCCCCCCAAAACCCACTGGAATATTTCAGACAAGCGCAAATAGTTCTTTTGAACCAGTGAAATCCCACTTAGTTGGAGTAAAACCCGTCGAGGCCGATCGCGCCAACGTGGTGGGTGAGGTGAGAGGGACCATTGCCCACCAGAAGCAGTGCAGACCCGCTGCTGCCCCACCCGACACTTCCCCCGGCAACCTGGAGCAGCCACCGGACAACATGGAGACCCTGTTCACACTCCAGGCCTGCTCTCCGCCCTTTCCCGTACCTGTGGAGCCCGGGTACGGGCTCGTACATGCCGGGGGGCCACCCTTGGAAACTGTGCCCCTGGCAGCTGAGAAAAGGCCTTTGGCCAGAGCCCAGGGAGCCGTGAAGTGTGATAGCCCAGTGACAACGTTGTGGGCACAGAACGAGTTGCCAGATTTTGGAGGCAACGTCCTTCTAGCCCCAGCTGCTCCTGCGTTGCACGTGCCCGTGAAATCACAGCCATCCGAAGTGATCCAGCCGCCAGATGAGGGCACGTCCGCTCCGCAGTCCCAGCAGCCAGGCTCCGGCCTCCCTCTGCACAGTGGGGACGGCATTGGTGCTTCTGAGAACCTCGAGAACCCTCCCAAGATGGGAGAAGAGGAGGCCCTCCCGTCACAGGCAAGTTCTGGCTATGCCAGTCTGTTATCCTCACCACCCACTGAATCTTTGCAGAATCAACCAGTCTTGATTGCCCAGCCTGATCAAAGCTATAATTTGGCTCAGCCCATTAATTTTTCTGTGTCCTTATCGAGTCCTAATGAGAAGAATCAGCCCTGGAGAGATGGTTTGGTGGGGGATAAACCCTCGGCAAGCAGCCGGGCTGTGGGGGGAGACTCTGGAGACAGTGCTCCTGTGTCTGGGATCGTGGCTGGCTCTCTCACCCGCTCACCTCTGCCTACTAGTCTCACGCACAGTAGTTTTCCACAAGTTCCTGGTACTTTGGAAATAGTTTCTAATCAACCTGCTAATTTGCTGGTTCAGCCACCACCTCATCCAGTTCCAAAGAACTTGCTTTCAGAAAGCCAGAAGATCGGTAATGCAAAGAACGTTCTTCCCGAGTTGGTTTGTAGCCCTGCTGGAAGCGCAGGCGTGATGTTAGTGCCACCTGCAAATGCTACCTCGGTACCTGCTGGTAATAAGGCAGATCACTCCAGTCACTGGGAAGAAGCTTCTGGAGCCCTAGACTTCACACTAAATAGGACTTTGGAAAATCCTCTAAGAATGTATAGCCCATCCCATTCTGACAGCTCTGCGTGTCAGCACACCGTCAGCAGTCATCCGAGACAACCTGGGCCAGGGCCACATAACTCAGACCATTTCTACCAACAGGTGACAAAAGACGCTCAGGAACAGCGTGGCCCAGAGAGAGCCCAGCAAGAGCCAGCACCACCTCCCCCACAAGGGCCCAAAGCAACATGTACAGATCCTTCAAACCCAGGAGGTCCACCCGTGCAGGGACAGCCCCAGAACTCGGTCCCACCACCCGCAAGCCCAGCTCCAGCTGACGCAGGTCAGCCGCTGCCGCCTCGGCCGCCTCGGTCTTCCAGCGCATCGGTCGTGTCTACCAGCTCGAGCCAGGCAGCCATGCGGTCAGACCAGCACTGGCTGCAGCCGCCTCCTCCAGACTTGGCATCTTACTACTATTACAGACCCTTGTATGATGGCTACCAGTCCCATTACCCCTCGCCATACCCACCGGAGCCTGGCACGGCCCCCCTCTATTACCAG CAGGACGTCTATGGCCTGTACGAGCCCAGGTACAGGCCCTATGACAGTGCGGCGTCTGCCTATGCTGAGAGCTACCGCTACTCCGAGCCTGAGCGACCCAGCTCCCGAGCAAGTCACTGCTCAGACCGGCCAGCTGCCAG GCCAGGGTACCCTGACGGTTACTACAGTTCCAAAAGTGGGTGGAGCAGCCAGAGCGACCACTATGCGGATTATTACTCCGGCCAGTACGATTACGCAG ACCCAGGTCGCTGGGACCGGTGCCACTATGGTTCCAGATTCAGGGATCCCCGCACCTGGGACCGGAGGTATTGGTATGATGCTGAATACGACGCGTACAGGAAGGAAAGCTATGCTTATGGCGACAG GCCCGAGAGGTACGACGACCCCTGGAGGTACGACCCTCGCTTCACCGGCAGTTTTGACGACGACCCCGAGCCCCACAGGGACCCGTACGGGGAAGAGGCAGACAGGCGCAGCGTGCACAGCGAGCGCTCGGCCCAGAGCCTGCGCAGCAGTTTCAGCTCCCACTCACGTCAG AGTCAGGTTTACAGAAATCACGGCGTGACTGCTGCTCCCTATGAGGCCCCAcaccccccaggctccctgcccggCGATTACGCCTACGGGGCCTATGGCAGCAATTTTGGCGGTGCCCAGGGCTTCCCAGAGTACGGCTACCCCGCCGAAGCTGGCTGGCCCTCCACGGAGCAAG CTCCGTCAAGACCAACTTCTCCTGAGAAGTTCTCAGTGCCTCATGTCTGTGCCAGGTTCGGGCCTGGGGGTCAGCTCATTAAAGTGATTCCGAACCTGCCTTCGGAGGGACAGCCCACGCTGGTTGAGATTCACAGCATGGAG ACTTTGCTGCAGCACACGCCGGAGCAGGAGGAACTGCGCTCGTTCCCAGGACCGCTCGGCAA AGATGACACCCATAAAGTGGATGTTATTAATTTTGCACAGAACAAAGCTACAAAATGTTTGCAGAACGAAAATTTAATTGACAAAGAGTCTGCAAGTCTCCTTTGGAATTTCATTGTTCTCTTGTGCAGACAGAATGGG ACCGTGGTGGGAACAGACCTTGCAGAGCTTTTGTTACGAGACCACAAAACTGCGTGGCTTCCTGGGAAGTCACCCAACGAGGCCAACCTGATTGATTTTACTAACGAGGCTGTGGAGCAAGTGGAGGAAGAGGAGTCCGGGGAGGCCCAGCTCTCGTTTCTGACTGACAGCCAAGCAGCTAGCAGCAGTGCTCTGGAAAAGGAGACGGAGAGGTTCCGGGAGCTGCTGCTGTACGGCCGTAAGAAG GATGCTTTAGAGTCTGCGATGAAAAACGCCTTATGGGGTCATGCTCTGTTACTTGCAAGTAAGATGGACAGCCGGACACACGCCCGTGTCATGACCAG GTTCGCCAACAGTCTTCCGATCAACGACCCTTTGCAGACAGTGTACCAGCTGATGTCGGGGCGGATGCCTGCTGCGTCCACG TGTTGCGGAGATGAGAAGTGGGGAGATTGGAGACCACATCTTGCTATGGTTTTGTCCAACCTGAGCAGCAACGTGGATGTGGAGTCCAGGGCGATGGCCACCATGGGTGACACTCTGG CTTCGAAAGGTCTCCTCGATGCTGCGCATTTCTGCTACCTCATGGCCCAGGTCGGACTGGGGCTctatacaaagaaaaccacaaaacttgTCTTAATTGGATCGAACCACAG TTTGCCGTTTTTAAAGTTTGCCACCAACGAAGCTATTCAGAGGACGGAAGCCTACGAATATGCCCGGTCTCTCGGGGCACAGAcctgctccttccccagtttCCAG GTGTTCAAGTTCATCTACTCCTGCCGCCTGGCCGAGATGGGGCTGGCCACGCAGGCGTTTCACTACTGCGAGGTGATTGCCAAGAGCATCTTGCTGCAGCCCCACAAGTACTCGCCCGTGCTCATCAGCCAGCTGGTGCAG ATCGCGTCCCAGCTGCGCCTCTTCGACCCGCAGCTGAGAGAGAAGCCGGAGGAGGAGGCCTTTGTGGAGCCCGCCTGGTTGGTCCGGCTGCAGAGTGTGGACAAGCAGGTCAAG GAGGGCGCCACGGCGTGGAGTCAGGACGGGACCTTCCCCCAGCGCTGTCCCAGCACCCCGAGCTCAGAGGCGGGGCAGTATGACGGGCCAGCACTCTCCCAGCCGGGGGGCCCGGGCACCGGCAATCCGCTGCTGGCACCACCTGTGCCCAGCACTGAGCACTTTGGCCAGGGGGTGCGGCTGCTGCCTTCAG CTCCGCCGACGCTCCCCGACAGCCATCTGGCCCTGCCCGCCAGGGTGCCCCTGTTCCCGGTGCCCTCGCCCCCGGGCCCTGTTGAGCTGGGGCCTGGCTGTGGACCCTCGGGGGCTGCCCTTAGCTTTCCAGAGCCCTCTGGGCCTGACCCCGTGGCTCCGTACACGGCGCCTGGCCTGCCACCTGGCGCACCACCTCTGCAAGAAAGTGAGCATGCGCCCCAGGAGGCCCGGAGCCAGGACCCAG GGGTGATGCCACCGGAGGTGCTTGTTAGAAACTCGCTTCTGGAGCTGAGAGAAGAGGGTCTTGGCGGAAAATTGGCTGATCTg GGCTCCTCCATGATGTCACAGGACTCCGAGGTCCCCCCGGGGTGGGAGTGTGCCGGCTCCGGTGCTCTGCAGCCACCGACGTCCACGCCCGAAGTGAAGAGACCTGCGCCAGCAGCCAGGAAAGAGGCCAAGGAGCCCAAGAAG AGTGGCGAGTCCTGGTTCTCTCGTTGGCTCCCTgggaagaaaaggacagaagCTCATTTGCCAGACGACAAGAACAAATCG ATCGTCTGGGATGAGAAGAAGAACCGATGGGTGGACGTGAATGAGCCAGAGGAGGAG AAGAAGGCTCCGCCCCCACCACCAACCTCGCTCCCCAAGTCTCCACTCACTGTGCCCTCCGGTCCTGGAGGGCCCCCGAGGGCTTCTGTGAACATGTTTTCTAGGAAAGCAG CTGGAGCCAGAGCACGCTACGTGGATGTTTTCAACCCGGGGGGGCCCCAGCGGAGTGAGCCAGCTCTTGCTCCAGCAGAGTTCTTTGCTCCTCTTGCCCCGCTCCCGATTCCTGCTCACTTGTTTGGACCAAACACAG GCGCAGAGGAAGCCCCGCCTGCAGAGGGGGCTGGCAGGGAAGGGCAGGCGCCCATGGGGGGTCCGGCCAACCCAGAGCCGGCCTCGGAGCCCCAG GCGTTCAGCTCGGCGGCGGCGTTCCCTGGCCCTGAGCTCCCACACACCCGCGAGGACGGCTCCCAGGGCGGAGAG GCTCCCAGCGACCACCCCCCTGCAGGGGGCGCCCCCGGGGCAGCCGTGCCCTTCTACAGCCCCGCTCAGTTCACACAG